GAGCTCGATTTGCTCTCGTTAAAACAACAGAAAAAGCAACAGATCAGTTTCGCCGTGGTATATTAGAAGGAGTAAACCGCACCTTAAAATCTCTTTCCGATGCAATCAGTAAGGGTATGGAAGTCAAGGAAAGGAGCGAAGCTGAATCAAGGGAACGAGTTTACGCTATAGAAAAGGAACTTGTTCTCGTTAATTCTCTTAGGGAACGCATAGGACAACTTTATACCAGAGTAAGCTTTTCTTCTTGACAACGTTAAGGCGCTAATTTAGTTATGAATCATGTGAAAAAAGTATCGAAAAGAAGGAAGATTGTTGTCTTTTTACGCGGTAAGCGTAGAAGCGGTATCAAAAAGGTAGAGGGTAAGAGATGGTGTAAAGTCAATTTTTCACACATATGAGGAGGTGAGAGGGGAAGAGCAATGTAAATTAGCAGTATTTTTAGGGCATTTTTTAAGGGTATGTGCTCAATAGGGCACTGAAGAATCAATGGTTGTATGAAAGGAGGATGGGTCGATGGAGTTAAGCCAGATTTTGATGTTTGCTTTGGGATGTGGTTTGCTTAGTGTCGTCTATGCGCTTTTTACAGCCGCGTGGGTTGTTAAGCTTCCCGCCGGATCTGAAAAAATGCAGATGATTTCAGATGCTATTCATGAAGGAGCCAAGGCCTTTCTGAACCGTGAGTATAAGACGGTTGCAATGGTTGGCGTTGTGCTCGCAGCAGCGCTAGTCTATCTAGGAAAATTCGTGGCTCTCGGATTCGTACTCGGTGCTTTCGGCTCCGCTCTTGCCGGCTACATTGGAATGATGGTTACGGTTAGAGCTAACGTGAGAACAGCAGAAGCAGCAAAAGCCGGTCTTGATTCGGCTCTCAAAGTAGCCTTCAGAGGCGGTTCAGTTACGGGACTTATGGTAGTGGGTCTTGGTCTTTTGAGCATCGCCGGCTACTATGTTATAGTCAAATCTATGGCCCCCATAGATGAAGCTTTTCACGCTCTCGTTGGTCTCGGATTCGGTTGTTCGCTCATGAGCGTCTTCGCTCGAATCGCCGGTGGTATTTACACCAAGGCTGCCGACGTCGGAGCCGACCTTGTCGGTAAAGTTGAAGCGGGTATTCCCGAGGACGATCCTCGAAATGCCGCAGTAATCGCCGATAACGTGGGTGACAATGTTGGTGACTGCGCAGGTATGGCCGCTGACCTTTATGAAACTTACGTTGTTACCGTTGTTGCGGCAATGCTTCTTGCCAAAACCGTTTATGGACCCCAGAGTCTTTGGGTTGAATTTCCGCTCCTTATCGGTGGCGTATCTATCCTTGCTTCAATTATAGGCACCTTCTTTGTTCGCCTTGGAAAGAGCCAGTATATCATGGGTGCTCTCTATAAGGGTCTTGCTGTATCCGCTGTCCTGGCAGCAATAGCATTTTATTTTGTTTCTCAGTGGTTCCTTAAGCTCCCCAACGTCCAGCCTGCCTTTACTCCAATGGGCGTCTTCTTGACCGCGGTTATAGGTGTTATCCTGACCGGTCTTATTGTTATGATAACCGAATACTTTACGTCCAAGAGCTTCAAGCCGGTTCAGCATATTGCAGCGTCCAGCTTGACTGGCCATGCAACCAACATTATTGCAGGTCTTGCAGTTAGCATGAAGTCAACCAGTCTTCCAGTGCTTGCCATCAGTGCCGCTATTATAGGTGCCTATTACCTTGGTGGTGGTTTTTCCGGTAGCCCCGGTGGCGGTCTCTTTGCTATCGCTCTTTCTGCCGTATCAATGCTCTCCATGACGGGTATCGTGGTTGCCATCGACTCCTATGGTCCGATCACCGATAATGCTGGCGGTATTGCCGAAATGGCTGAGCTGCCCGACAGCGTCCGCGCTGTAACTGATCCTCTTGATGCCGTAGGAAATACCACAAAGGCGGTTACCAAAGGATACGCAATCGGATCTGCCGGATTGGCAGCTCTCGTACTCTTCGCCGAATACTCCAGATCTTTCGGCGAAAGCATTGCTTTCGACCTCTCCAACCCGAAGGTGCTCGTTGGTCTTTTCATTGGCGGCTTGCTCCCATTCCTCTTTGGATCGCTCCTTATGGAAGCCGTTGGTAGAGCTGCGGGTGGCGTTGTTGAAGAAGTTCGACGTCAGTTCCGCGAAATTCCTGGCATTATGGAAGGAACTGCTCGTCCTGAATATGGAAAATGCGTTGATATCGTTACCAAGAGCGCCATTAAGGAAATGATGATTCCTGCGCTTCTGCCCGTGGCGACTCCTCTTCTCGTTGGCTTCCTTATTGGTAAGGAAGCTCTCGGTGGTGTTCTTATTGGAAGCATCGTAACAGGTCTTTTCCAGGCTATTGCTATGACCAGCGGTGGTGGTGCTTGGGACAATGCCAAAAAATACATCGAAGATGGTGCTTTCGGTGGCAAGGGATCTGATGCTCATAAGGCTGCCGTAACCGGCGACACCGTGGGCGACCCCTACAAAGACACCGCAGGTCCTGCCATCAACCC
This window of the Thermodesulforhabdaceae bacterium genome carries:
- a CDS encoding sodium-translocating pyrophosphatase, which gives rise to MELSQILMFALGCGLLSVVYALFTAAWVVKLPAGSEKMQMISDAIHEGAKAFLNREYKTVAMVGVVLAAALVYLGKFVALGFVLGAFGSALAGYIGMMVTVRANVRTAEAAKAGLDSALKVAFRGGSVTGLMVVGLGLLSIAGYYVIVKSMAPIDEAFHALVGLGFGCSLMSVFARIAGGIYTKAADVGADLVGKVEAGIPEDDPRNAAVIADNVGDNVGDCAGMAADLYETYVVTVVAAMLLAKTVYGPQSLWVEFPLLIGGVSILASIIGTFFVRLGKSQYIMGALYKGLAVSAVLAAIAFYFVSQWFLKLPNVQPAFTPMGVFLTAVIGVILTGLIVMITEYFTSKSFKPVQHIAASSLTGHATNIIAGLAVSMKSTSLPVLAISAAIIGAYYLGGGFSGSPGGGLFAIALSAVSMLSMTGIVVAIDSYGPITDNAGGIAEMAELPDSVRAVTDPLDAVGNTTKAVTKGYAIGSAGLAALVLFAEYSRSFGESIAFDLSNPKVLVGLFIGGLLPFLFGSLLMEAVGRAAGGVVEEVRRQFREIPGIMEGTARPEYGKCVDIVTKSAIKEMMIPALLPVATPLLVGFLIGKEALGGVLIGSIVTGLFQAIAMTSGGGAWDNAKKYIEDGAFGGKGSDAHKAAVTGDTVGDPYKDTAGPAINPMIKVVNIVALLIVPLLK